Proteins encoded in a region of the Quercus lobata isolate SW786 chromosome 8, ValleyOak3.0 Primary Assembly, whole genome shotgun sequence genome:
- the LOC115955262 gene encoding uncharacterized protein LOC115955262, which translates to MQTIKEAEINLLRGVDPTDRHILRYMPYTYLMSEDVDKWTQSQDGGRRYGAMTTNISECFNGVLKGARGLPIAAMVEFTWSKLVAYFYDRHEKILFDLSQGKVWSDYAMKIYNKNEQKTAGHTLRNFNHEIGVYQVVTPYNDHRGGGGNHSHEVHVIEQTCGCGKWQNLKIPCSHAIKVLKGLHLDATSYIDPCYSLNNAIQTYSHHFVVPKSESLWRDVRGPRWVPNPQLLRGKGRPVKSRLRNEMDGIQRERGSQREDPDLREIQPRQRCGVCHQEGHNRRCCPNSHGASTSGSAAN; encoded by the coding sequence ATGCAAACCATTAAGGAGGCCGAGATTAATTTACTGAGGGGTGTAGACCCTACTGATCGCCACATCCTACGCTATATGCCTTACACATATCTAATGAGTGAGGATGTTGATAAATGGACCCAGTCACAGGATGGTGGAAGACGTTacggggcaatgacaaccaatatctCTGAGTGTTTTAATGGGGTACTTAAAGGTGCCCGCGGTTTGCCCATTGCTGCAATGGTTGAGTTCACATGGTCCaaacttgttgcatatttcTACGATCGACAtgaaaaaattctttttgaTCTCTCTCAAGGTAAGGTGTGGAGTGATTATGCAATGAAgatctataacaaaaatgagCAGAAAACTGCAGGACACACTCTGAGGAATTTTAATCATGAAATTGGTGTATATCAAGTGGTTACCCCGTATAACGATCATAGAGGTGGAGGGGGAAACCACAGTCATGAAGTGCATGTAATTGAGCAAACATGTGGTTGTGGGAAGTGGCAAAACTTGaagatcccttgttcacatgcaattaaagttCTTAAAGGTCTGCACCTCGATGCGACAAGCTATATTGACCCATGTTACAGTTTGAACAACGCCATTCAGACATATTCACATCATTTTGTGGTGCCAAAATCAGAGTCATTGTGGAGGGATGTTCGCGGACCACGATGGGTGCCTAACCCACAGCTGTTGCGGGGCAAAGGTCGTCCTGTGAAGTCAAGattaaggaatgaaatggatgggATACAACGAGAACGGGGAAGCCAGAGGGAAGATCCGGACTTGAGAGAGATTCAACCAAGGCAACGATGTGGAGTGTGTCATCAAGAGGGGCATAACCGCAGATGCTGTCCCAATTCCCATGGCGCTTCGACAAGTGGTAGTGCTGCAAACTAG
- the LOC115957047 gene encoding serine/threonine-protein phosphatase 7 long form homolog — MDAANAGRIDHTRPGPIDDSVLTLQSTHRSEAIWNGQDPGALTCRGRTEEFSNREPMVDDRVVDIIKALGLEGLLRQPGRELDHDLITALVERWRPETHTFHMPHGEMTITLQDVEVILGLPIDGDAVTGSTQKTWTAVCEEFLGFQPITQDQHKELHGQRILIKRLLEQVANPLPPNAEEDELHKYARCYILALLGDTIFMDKSGDRVHLMWVQQLEDLRNPRRYSWGSACLAWLYRELCRASHKETSQIGGCLLLLQYWVWARFPYLCPAIERGPPVGAYGPPARGPLYLKWAWVPNKKNRPAHIFRDRYRQQIASMLPSQVVWQPYEADFEHLPPWCVAGRAVWTATVPLVCFHLVEIHTPDRVVRQFGMIQEIPEDVNTDPVLHAIDLRGKVGVDWMRKHALHLLNWGNRLQRCCQGVLGDMPPQHEYFGWFKRVTRRFIDVPGATLTILIEGYLRLLSRHPVGTEDYQDIIDVLTAVQAIGRVQPRDPEVLNEEAATPAAAATQRPSITESPSTSIAPTRRLRVRTPRVVPTSEPPPPTPHPSLSPTIPSPTLHPSRSPTIPPLTPHPSVGPDIPPPTPRSFPDVSPIPSFDLGIHLTPPDIQQEPPSGSMSTGPSSAITPPHVHVEEASGLPVQQEGRPKRISKAPPCGTGGHKHGHNAGPEASDEGHARPPPYYTRRQKVQKR; from the exons ATGGATGCTGCAAATGCTGGACGGATTGACCATACACGGCCTGGCCCTATTGACGATTCGGTGTTAACGTTGCAGTCCACCCATCGATCAGAAGCTATTTGGAATGGGCAG GATCCAGGGGCCCTTACTTGCCGTGGCCGTACTGAAGAGTTCTCCAACCGAGAACCAATGGTAGATGATCGAGTTGTTGATATTATTAAGGCATTGGGCTTGGAGGGACTGCTGAGGCAGCCGGGTAGAGAGCTTGACCACGACCTAATTACAGCCTTAGTGGAGCGATGGCGGCCCGAGACTCACACCTTCCACATGCCACATGGTGAGATGACCATTACATTGCAGGATGTGGAGGTGATTCTCGGGCTTCCTATCGATGGTGACGCTGTAACAGGGAGCACACAGAAAACTTGGACGGCTGTGTGCGAGGAGTTCCTTGGCTTTCAACCTATAACTCAAGACCAGCATAAGGAACTTCATGGCCAAAGGATTCTCATCAAACGGCTTTTGGAGCAAGTTGCTAATCCATTGCCGCCTAATGCCGAAGAGGATGAGCTGCATAAGTACGCACGATGCTATATCCTAGCGCTACTAGGGGACACAATATTCATGGACAAATCTGGCGATAGGGTGCATCTAATGTGGGTGCAGCAGTTGGAAGACCTTCGCAACCCACGAAGGTACAGTTGGGGGAGTGCTTGCCTTGCATGGTTGTACCGAGAGCTATGCAGGGCAAGCCATAAGGAAACCAGTCAAATCGGTGGATGCTTACTGTTGCTGCAGTATTGGGTATGGGCCAGGTTCCCTTATTTGTGCCCGGCAATTGAGCGTGGCCCACCAGTAGGCGCTTATGGTCCTCCAGCGCGTGGTCCTCTATACCTGAA GTGGGCGTGggtcccaaacaagaaaaacaggCCTGCCCACATCTTCAGGGATAGGTATCGCCAGCAAATAGCTTCAATGCTGCCAAGCCAG GTGGTGTGGCAGCCATATGAAGCTGATTTTGAGCACCTTCCGCCATGGTGCGTTGCAGGGAGGGCTGTGTGGACGGCAACGGTGCCGCTTGTATGTTTCCACCTAGTAGAGATACATACACCGGATCGTGTCGTTCGTCAATTTGGGATGATCCAAGAAATTCCCGAAGATGTTAACACTGACCCCGTGCTTCATGCCATTGATTTGAGGGGGAAGGTGGGCGTTGATTGGATGCGGAAACATGCTCTGCATTTACTAAATTGGGGTAACCGCCTTCAACGGTGTTGTCAAGGAGTGCTTGGTGATATGCCTCCACAGCATGAGTACTTCGGATGGTTCAAAAGGGTGACTCGGAGGTTCATTGATGTTCCTGGTGCTACATTGACTATACTG ATTGAAGGATACCTCCGTTTGTTGAGCCGTCACCCGGTGGGCACGGAGGACTACCAGGATATTATAGATGTGCTGACTGCAGTACAGGCGATTGGCCGTGTACAACCTCGGGACCCTGAGGTCCTGAATGAGGAGGCAGCTACTCCTGCCGCAGCAGCTACTCAGAGGCCAAGCATTACTGAGAGCCCAAGCACGAGCATAGCTCCCACTAGACGTTTGCGTGTTCGTACCCCTCGAGTTGTCCCTACCTCTGAGCCCCCTCCACCCACCCCACATCCATCCCTTAGCCCTACAATCCCTTCACCCACCCTACATCCATCTCGTAGTCCCACCATCCCCCCATTGACTCCACATCCTTCTGTTGGGCCTGACATTCCTCCACCCACCCCACGGTCATTTCCCGATGTGTCACCCATTCCATCCTTTGACTTGGGTATTCATCTAACCCCACCTGACATACAGCAGGAGCCACCCTCTGGCAGTATGTCTACTGGCCCTTCATCAGCCATCACCCCACCCCATGTTCATGTTGAGGAAGCTAGTGGGTTACCTGTTCAACAAGAAGGTCGGCCGAAACGCATATCAAAGGCACCTCCTTGTGGGACAGGAGGGCATAAACATGGACACAATGCTGGGCCCGAGGCATCTGACGAAGGACATGCAAGACCTCCTCCTTATTATACGAGACGGCAGAAGGTCCAAAAAAGGTAA
- the LOC115955263 gene encoding ATP-dependent DNA helicase 2 subunit KU80-like — protein MLATLVNKFWQEPKHFNDFLHHLRKFCQKDNLNCFCEFLASKELTLISKTEAIDSEVTDDEARSFLVKSEPKTE, from the exons ATGCTTGCTACCCTGGTGAACAAATTTTGGCAG GAACCAAAACATTTCAATGATTTTCTACACCATCTTCGTAAATTCTGCCAGAAGGATAACCTTAATTGTTTCTGTGAATTTCTTGCATCCAAAGAACTCACCCTGATCTCCAAGACAGAAGCCATTGACAG TGAAGTTACAGATGATGAAGCTAGAAGTTTTCTGGTTAAATCAGAGCCAAAAACTGAGTAA
- the LOC115957703 gene encoding peptidyl-prolyl cis-trans isomerase FKBP43-like isoform X1 — protein MAFWGVEVKPGKPFKHKHDDTKGRLHLSMATLGLGAAKIRSILQCNVGKKSPVFLCTLYPVNSESLQLNLEFEEADDVVFSVLGPRSIFLSGYYVSTSQLEPCGEDIADTETELSENSDEDEYEDSFIDDDEPEVCPPSPISNDEEEMLDNERPKNGKGSRRRLRKIYQMSDSDDGACSQPKNIVNGSSGEPVLQNEDEDSFPISSIYKSKTTTRKTTEEVKSKADEETCGTGDKKTEDDVNHVIEAKVKADDVIVDAQPKRQSDLPINSMPSASEVGSENGAKPKRKRKERSKEEKPLKADNANCSNILKEDKAPKDEARIDNMRQDMCMKNGQEWRAANDKGVELPDTVSLPSIEVSPEVVERPKKRKKQRTKEGKNYEAEHKHSVEDDNTQQNYKGAELPENLLLPSTEVGSEPGEKLKKKSKQRARDVKASKSDSNHENVVREDGAQQNKAKAEDIVHGLPMTFEQNPNPANDKSLDSKSHVFADENHSSDKKIKKKKRNKIQENGKDVNMNTSLLSVDKKADDESSQVWTLSNGLILEVLEMGKPDSKVAASGKKISINYNGKLKNNGESVGSNVGDAPFKFRLGVGKVMEGWDIGINGMRVGEKRRLIIPPSMGYGSKGHGENVPPDSWLVYDVELVKVH, from the exons ATGGCTTTCTGGg gaGTTGAAGTAAAACCAGGGAAGCCTTTCAAACATAAACATGACGACACGAAAGGGCGGCTTCACTTATCAATG GCAACACTGGGGCTTGGTGCTGCCAAAATAAGAAGTATACTTCAGTGCAATGTAGGAAAAAAGAGTCCTGTTTTTCTTTGCACTTTGTATCCTGTGAATTCTGAGTCGCTGCAATTGAATTTGGAATTCGAGGAGGCTGATGATGTCGTTTTCTCAGTGCTTGGTCCCCGGAGCATTTTCCTTTCTGGTTATTATGTGAGCACTAGCCAGCT AGAACCCTGCGGAGAAGATATTGCTGACACTGAAACAGAGTTATCCGAGAATAGTGATGAAGATGAGTACGAGGATAGTTTTATTGACGATGATGAGCCAGAAGTCTGTCCACCTTCTCCCATTTCCAATGATGaag AGGAAATGTTGGATAATGAGAGACCCAAGAATGGGAAGGGCAGCCGTAGACGGCTTAGGAAGATCTACCAAATGAGTGACTCTGATGATGGGGCATgttctcaaccaaaaaatatagtCAACGGTAGTAGTGGTGAGCCAGTATTACAAAATGAAGATGAGGACAGCTTCCCCATTTCATCTATCTACAAGAGCAAAACCACCACCAGGAAAACAACAGAGGAAGTAAAAAGCAAAGCTGATGAGGAAACATGTGGAACTGGTGACAAGAAGACTGAAGATGATGTCAATCATGTCATTGAAGCAAAAGTAAAAGCTGATGATGTGATTGTAGATGCTCAGCCAAAAAG GCAATCTGACCTGCCAATCAATTCAATGCCATCTGCTTCTGAAGTAGGCTCCGAAAATGGTGCAAAGccaaagaggaaaagaaaagagcgGTCTAAGGAGGAGAAACCTCTCAAGGCCGATAATGCTAACTGTAGTAATATTCTTAAAGAGGATAAAGCCCCTAAAGATGAGGCAAGGATTGATAATATGAGGCAGGATATGTGTATGAAAAATGGACAGGAGTGGCGGGCAGCCAATGACAA GGGAGTTGAACTGCCAGATACTGTTTCACTGCCTTCCATTGAAGTGAGCCCTGAAGTTGTTGAAAGGccaaagaagagaaagaaacaacGAACAAAGGAAGGGAAGAATTATGAAGCTGAGCATAAGCATAGCGTTGAAGATGATAACACCCAACAAAATTACAA GGGAGCTGAACTGCCTGAAAATCTTTTGCTGCCTTCTACTGAAGTTGGCTCTGAACCCggtgaaaaacttaaaaagaaaagcaaacaaCGGGCAAGGGATGTGAAAGCTTCTAAATCTGACAGTAATCATGAAAATGTTGTCAGAGAGGATGGAGCTCAGCAAAACAAGGCAAAGGCTGAAGACATTGTCCATGGTCTGCCTATGACatttgaacaaaatccaaatccaGCCAATGACAA GAGCCTTGACAGCAAATCTCATGTATTTGCTGATGAAAATCATTCTTCggacaaaaaaattaagaagaagaaaaggaataaAATCCAGGAGAATGGGAAAGATGTGAACATGAATACATCCCTTCTGTCAGTGGACAAGAAAGCTGATGACGAGTCATCTCAAGTTTGGACCTTGTCTAATGGATTAATCCTTGAGGTGCTAGAAATGGGGAAACCAGACAGCAAAGTAGCTGCGTCAGGGAAAAAG ATCAGTATCAATTACAATGGCAAGTTGAAAAATAATGGAGAATCAGTTGGCTCGAATGTCGGTGATGCTCCCTTTAAATTCCGCCTAG GTGTGGGAAAAGTTATGGAGGGTTGGGACATTGGTATTAATG GTATGCGAGTTGGTGAAAAGAGAAGACTTATCATCCCACCATCAATGGG TTATGGGAGTAAAGGGCATGGTGAAAACGTACCGCCAGATTCATGGCTGGTGTATGATGTTGAATTGGTTAAAGTCCACTGA
- the LOC115957703 gene encoding peptidyl-prolyl cis-trans isomerase FKBP43-like isoform X2, whose amino-acid sequence MAFWGVEVKPGKPFKHKHDDTKGRLHLSMATLGLGAAKIRSILQCNVGKKSPVFLCTLYPVNSESLQLNLEFEEADDVVFSVLGPRSIFLSGYYVSTSQLEPCGEDIADTETELSENSDEDEYEDSFIDDDEPEVCPPSPISNDEEEMLDNERPKNGKGSRRRLRKIYQMSDSDDGACSQPKNIVNGSSGEPVLQNEDEDSFPISSIYKSKTTTRKTTEEVKSKADEETCGTGDKKTEDDVNHVIEAKVKADDVIVDAQPRQSDLPINSMPSASEVGSENGAKPKRKRKERSKEEKPLKADNANCSNILKEDKAPKDEARIDNMRQDMCMKNGQEWRAANDKGVELPDTVSLPSIEVSPEVVERPKKRKKQRTKEGKNYEAEHKHSVEDDNTQQNYKGAELPENLLLPSTEVGSEPGEKLKKKSKQRARDVKASKSDSNHENVVREDGAQQNKAKAEDIVHGLPMTFEQNPNPANDKSLDSKSHVFADENHSSDKKIKKKKRNKIQENGKDVNMNTSLLSVDKKADDESSQVWTLSNGLILEVLEMGKPDSKVAASGKKISINYNGKLKNNGESVGSNVGDAPFKFRLGVGKVMEGWDIGINGMRVGEKRRLIIPPSMGYGSKGHGENVPPDSWLVYDVELVKVH is encoded by the exons ATGGCTTTCTGGg gaGTTGAAGTAAAACCAGGGAAGCCTTTCAAACATAAACATGACGACACGAAAGGGCGGCTTCACTTATCAATG GCAACACTGGGGCTTGGTGCTGCCAAAATAAGAAGTATACTTCAGTGCAATGTAGGAAAAAAGAGTCCTGTTTTTCTTTGCACTTTGTATCCTGTGAATTCTGAGTCGCTGCAATTGAATTTGGAATTCGAGGAGGCTGATGATGTCGTTTTCTCAGTGCTTGGTCCCCGGAGCATTTTCCTTTCTGGTTATTATGTGAGCACTAGCCAGCT AGAACCCTGCGGAGAAGATATTGCTGACACTGAAACAGAGTTATCCGAGAATAGTGATGAAGATGAGTACGAGGATAGTTTTATTGACGATGATGAGCCAGAAGTCTGTCCACCTTCTCCCATTTCCAATGATGaag AGGAAATGTTGGATAATGAGAGACCCAAGAATGGGAAGGGCAGCCGTAGACGGCTTAGGAAGATCTACCAAATGAGTGACTCTGATGATGGGGCATgttctcaaccaaaaaatatagtCAACGGTAGTAGTGGTGAGCCAGTATTACAAAATGAAGATGAGGACAGCTTCCCCATTTCATCTATCTACAAGAGCAAAACCACCACCAGGAAAACAACAGAGGAAGTAAAAAGCAAAGCTGATGAGGAAACATGTGGAACTGGTGACAAGAAGACTGAAGATGATGTCAATCATGTCATTGAAGCAAAAGTAAAAGCTGATGATGTGATTGTAGATGCTCAGCCA AGGCAATCTGACCTGCCAATCAATTCAATGCCATCTGCTTCTGAAGTAGGCTCCGAAAATGGTGCAAAGccaaagaggaaaagaaaagagcgGTCTAAGGAGGAGAAACCTCTCAAGGCCGATAATGCTAACTGTAGTAATATTCTTAAAGAGGATAAAGCCCCTAAAGATGAGGCAAGGATTGATAATATGAGGCAGGATATGTGTATGAAAAATGGACAGGAGTGGCGGGCAGCCAATGACAA GGGAGTTGAACTGCCAGATACTGTTTCACTGCCTTCCATTGAAGTGAGCCCTGAAGTTGTTGAAAGGccaaagaagagaaagaaacaacGAACAAAGGAAGGGAAGAATTATGAAGCTGAGCATAAGCATAGCGTTGAAGATGATAACACCCAACAAAATTACAA GGGAGCTGAACTGCCTGAAAATCTTTTGCTGCCTTCTACTGAAGTTGGCTCTGAACCCggtgaaaaacttaaaaagaaaagcaaacaaCGGGCAAGGGATGTGAAAGCTTCTAAATCTGACAGTAATCATGAAAATGTTGTCAGAGAGGATGGAGCTCAGCAAAACAAGGCAAAGGCTGAAGACATTGTCCATGGTCTGCCTATGACatttgaacaaaatccaaatccaGCCAATGACAA GAGCCTTGACAGCAAATCTCATGTATTTGCTGATGAAAATCATTCTTCggacaaaaaaattaagaagaagaaaaggaataaAATCCAGGAGAATGGGAAAGATGTGAACATGAATACATCCCTTCTGTCAGTGGACAAGAAAGCTGATGACGAGTCATCTCAAGTTTGGACCTTGTCTAATGGATTAATCCTTGAGGTGCTAGAAATGGGGAAACCAGACAGCAAAGTAGCTGCGTCAGGGAAAAAG ATCAGTATCAATTACAATGGCAAGTTGAAAAATAATGGAGAATCAGTTGGCTCGAATGTCGGTGATGCTCCCTTTAAATTCCGCCTAG GTGTGGGAAAAGTTATGGAGGGTTGGGACATTGGTATTAATG GTATGCGAGTTGGTGAAAAGAGAAGACTTATCATCCCACCATCAATGGG TTATGGGAGTAAAGGGCATGGTGAAAACGTACCGCCAGATTCATGGCTGGTGTATGATGTTGAATTGGTTAAAGTCCACTGA